A portion of the Sulfurospirillum diekertiae genome contains these proteins:
- a CDS encoding S41 family peptidase yields MRRFFFVLAFTLLSMLDAANTPVYDPATLYQEVVQKIKDESINPVDEKRLMNRCLDGMVNSVDQNGRYLNEEEYETLYLSSKAVAGVGLFLAEKHNHIFVKSVVDHSPAQKANLQKDDEIVQIDGILVRDLNFEEVVAALRGSPNTKVKLGILKPNSFKSIEVQVMRKVVAIDYITSLMFEGDIAYVKVSSFAQNALLEMLDDIQYLYNLQHNKLNGMILDLRDNPGGYFISGIALTSLFLEKDKPIINVKSRHKEEKKQYINTPQDYDGIEYAEKIEALSFLKTIPLVILVNNDSSGSSEIVASVLQEYNRATIIGTPTFGKDTFATLFPLSTTSSAVKFATARWSTPKGKSVWPNGVTPNIEVMQESEEDDKPLSEALRVLKKE; encoded by the coding sequence TTGAGACGTTTTTTTTTTGTGCTAGCTTTCACTCTTTTAAGTATGCTTGATGCTGCAAATACACCGGTATATGATCCTGCTACTTTGTATCAAGAGGTTGTTCAGAAAATTAAAGATGAGTCAATTAATCCAGTTGATGAAAAAAGACTGATGAATAGATGCTTGGATGGAATGGTCAATAGTGTTGATCAAAATGGGCGCTATTTGAATGAAGAAGAATATGAAACATTATACCTCAGTTCTAAAGCAGTAGCTGGAGTTGGACTCTTTTTGGCAGAAAAGCATAATCATATCTTTGTAAAATCGGTTGTCGATCACTCTCCTGCACAAAAAGCAAATCTTCAAAAAGACGATGAAATTGTTCAGATTGATGGAATATTGGTTCGTGACTTAAATTTTGAAGAAGTTGTCGCAGCACTAAGGGGTTCACCTAATACGAAAGTAAAATTGGGTATTTTAAAACCTAATAGTTTTAAATCTATTGAAGTGCAAGTTATGCGCAAAGTTGTCGCGATTGATTATATTACTTCCTTGATGTTTGAAGGCGATATTGCCTATGTTAAGGTAAGCTCTTTTGCACAAAATGCCCTTTTAGAAATGTTAGATGACATACAGTATCTTTATAATCTCCAACACAATAAACTAAACGGGATGATTTTGGATCTTCGCGATAATCCAGGTGGGTATTTTATTAGCGGCATAGCCCTTACGTCACTCTTCTTAGAGAAAGATAAGCCTATCATCAATGTGAAAAGTCGGCACAAAGAAGAAAAAAAGCAGTATATCAATACGCCACAAGATTATGATGGAATTGAGTATGCTGAAAAAATTGAAGCACTCTCATTTTTAAAAACTATTCCATTAGTCATTTTAGTCAATAATGATTCTTCTGGCAGCTCTGAAATCGTAGCTTCGGTATTGCAAGAGTACAACCGCGCAACAATCATCGGTACTCCAACGTTTGGCAAAGATACATTTGCCACTCTTTTCCCTCTCTCTACTACTTCATCAGCCGTAAAATTTGCAACTGCAAGGTGGAGTACTCCAAAAGGGAAAAGTGTTTGGCCAAACGGAGTCACACCTAATATTGAGGTGATGCAAGAGAGTGAAGAAGACGATAAACCTTTAAGTGAGGCTTTACGTGTCTTAAAAAAGGAGTAA
- a CDS encoding chemotaxis protein CheX: protein MKEKNIKGILVSLREAPYSPFAKEDPNLANLVMQLEKLSQAIDLPIAIGDYKKDTFTYLKKLSANTSVKLFQNINTALLFFNPSALKKELAVLIYDDDRENADKISSELVKLGYSIVHAHDAEDFKLKASAKKYDMTITHTAINQSKSKVSATQSLGLSRQLIMNLPVFIDTAVNSLVTITGLEAQKIKHEIRPFNEKIPPQVIIAAMKFKGEISGSFFLIFPRELALIALEAMLGESLEADDTAAIVDGVAEFCNIITGSAKAIFSNKKLKVLFELPKTYLSLQVALSDTLGSNGVWIDMQLDEKPFYMFITK, encoded by the coding sequence TTGAAAGAAAAAAACATTAAAGGTATTCTTGTTTCACTAAGAGAAGCTCCTTATTCTCCTTTTGCTAAAGAAGATCCCAACCTTGCAAATCTTGTAATGCAACTTGAAAAACTTAGCCAAGCAATTGATCTTCCAATAGCCATTGGTGATTATAAAAAAGATACTTTTACGTATCTCAAAAAACTTAGCGCAAATACATCGGTTAAACTCTTTCAAAACATTAACACCGCCCTTCTTTTTTTTAACCCAAGTGCACTCAAAAAAGAGCTTGCTGTACTGATTTATGATGATGATAGAGAGAATGCTGATAAGATTTCCAGTGAACTTGTCAAACTTGGATATTCTATTGTTCACGCACATGATGCAGAAGATTTTAAACTCAAAGCCTCTGCTAAAAAATACGATATGACCATTACGCATACGGCAATCAACCAATCAAAAAGCAAAGTTTCGGCTACGCAAAGTTTAGGCCTTTCAAGACAACTCATTATGAATCTCCCTGTTTTTATTGATACAGCAGTTAATTCCCTCGTCACAATTACGGGTCTTGAAGCTCAAAAAATCAAACACGAGATCAGACCGTTTAATGAAAAAATCCCACCGCAAGTGATTATCGCGGCTATGAAATTTAAAGGTGAGATTTCCGGCTCTTTCTTTCTTATATTTCCAAGAGAACTTGCCCTTATTGCGCTTGAAGCTATGCTAGGTGAGAGCCTTGAAGCAGATGATACTGCTGCCATTGTTGATGGAGTTGCGGAGTTTTGTAATATTATTACAGGTTCAGCAAAAGCAATTTTTTCTAACAAAAAACTCAAAGTGCTCTTTGAACTTCCTAAAACCTATCTCTCCTTACAAGTAGCCCTTAGCGATACCTTGGGTTCTAATGGCGTTTGGATTGATATGCAGTTGGATGAAAAACCATTTTACATGTTTATTACGAAGTAA
- the rpmA gene encoding 50S ribosomal protein L27: MAHKKGQGSTQNNRDSAGRRLGVKKFGGEFVRAGNIIIRQRGTKVHVGNNVGIGVDHTIYALIDGFVQFQRKDKIRNKVSVIPASL, encoded by the coding sequence ATGGCTCACAAGAAAGGTCAAGGAAGTACCCAGAATAATAGAGACTCAGCTGGACGTAGACTGGGTGTTAAAAAATTTGGTGGTGAGTTCGTACGTGCAGGTAATATTATTATTCGCCAACGTGGAACAAAAGTACATGTAGGAAATAACGTAGGTATTGGCGTTGATCACACGATCTACGCATTAATCGATGGTTTTGTACAATTCCAACGTAAAGATAAAATCAGAAATAAAGTTTCTGTTATCCCCGCAAGCTTGTAA
- the pyk gene encoding pyruvate kinase: protein MDKKTKILATVGPASDSVEILEGLINAGVNVFRLNFSHGTHEYHASTLAKNQRSRKKCTKKVGVLQDICGPKIRVGKLEEDFYLEVGDKLYFTKEQIVGKKFDEGKYELCINQPQILDMLREDEYIYLYDGNIRARVIEAGDKIVTEIENSGKLSSNKGVNFPNTVINIEVITPKDKEDLLWGAQHGVDFVAVSFVQSAKDILNVRKILKEHKSRSHIFAKIEKFDAVEKIDEILEVSDGIMVARGDLGIEVPYYKVPSIQKRLIAKANAASKPVITATQMLLSMAEKEMATRAEISDVANAVLDGTDAVMLSEESAIGVNPIHVVEVMANTIRETETIYPYGKFEVYPFLDETDIISSSTARLADRLGVEAMISLTSSGKSAKKLARYRIKADIYAVTHDERIARSLTIAWGIKPIMNIEASNLNMMLGKTLQKGIERGLIDKEKTYIVAAGYPAGVEGSTNFIRILKKAQIEYYTDMVL from the coding sequence ATGGATAAAAAGACAAAAATCCTAGCAACCGTTGGACCAGCAAGTGATAGTGTAGAGATTTTAGAAGGATTAATTAACGCTGGCGTAAACGTATTTCGTCTCAATTTTAGTCATGGTACTCATGAGTATCATGCAAGTACACTAGCAAAAAATCAGAGAAGCAGAAAAAAATGCACAAAAAAAGTAGGTGTTTTACAAGATATTTGTGGTCCTAAAATTCGTGTTGGCAAGCTTGAAGAAGATTTTTACCTTGAAGTGGGTGACAAGCTTTATTTTACCAAAGAGCAGATTGTTGGTAAAAAATTTGATGAAGGAAAGTATGAGCTCTGCATCAATCAGCCTCAAATCTTAGATATGCTTAGAGAAGATGAATATATCTATTTGTATGATGGTAATATTCGTGCGCGCGTGATTGAAGCAGGTGATAAAATTGTCACTGAAATTGAAAATAGCGGTAAACTTTCTTCTAATAAGGGTGTTAATTTTCCCAATACTGTCATTAACATTGAGGTCATTACGCCCAAAGATAAAGAGGACCTTTTATGGGGTGCTCAGCATGGTGTTGACTTTGTTGCAGTATCGTTTGTACAAAGTGCTAAAGATATTTTGAATGTAAGAAAAATTCTCAAAGAGCATAAATCACGTTCACACATTTTTGCAAAGATTGAAAAATTTGATGCTGTTGAAAAAATTGATGAGATTTTAGAGGTCAGTGATGGCATCATGGTTGCGCGTGGGGATCTTGGTATCGAAGTACCTTACTATAAAGTACCCAGTATTCAAAAAAGGTTGATTGCCAAAGCGAATGCTGCTTCAAAGCCTGTTATTACTGCAACACAAATGCTTCTTTCTATGGCAGAAAAAGAGATGGCAACACGTGCTGAAATCAGCGATGTTGCGAATGCTGTTTTGGATGGAACCGATGCAGTAATGCTTTCCGAAGAGAGTGCGATTGGTGTCAATCCTATCCATGTTGTTGAGGTTATGGCTAATACCATTAGGGAAACTGAGACGATTTATCCTTATGGTAAATTTGAGGTTTATCCTTTCTTAGATGAAACCGATATTATTTCCTCTTCAACAGCTCGTTTGGCAGATCGTTTGGGTGTTGAAGCGATGATTTCACTCACCAGTTCAGGTAAATCAGCGAAAAAATTGGCACGATATCGCATTAAAGCAGATATTTACGCAGTAACACACGATGAACGTATTGCTCGCTCTTTAACTATTGCATGGGGAATTAAACCGATTATGAATATTGAGGCGAGTAATCTCAATATGATGCTTGGGAAAACGCTTCAAAAGGGTATTGAGAGAGGCTTAATCGATAAAGAAAAAACCTATATCGTAGCAGCGGGTTATCCAGCAGGTGTTGAAGGCAGTACCAACTTTATTCGCATCTTAAAAAAGGCTCAAATCGAATATTATACTGACATGGTCTTGTAA
- the obgE gene encoding GTPase ObgE, translating into MFIDNVALTLSSGKGGPGCVSFRREKHVIQGGPDGGDGGRGGNVYFEVDKNTHTLSHFRNNQHLKAKNGEPGMGKKMYGKMGEHLIVTVPPGTQVLDAETGEVLLDLLDDTDKKLFLEGGMGGLGNTHFKSSTNQRPEFAQPGRPGLTKEIKLELKLIADVGLVGFPNVGKSTLISVVSNAQPEIANYEFTTITPKLGVVVTDDYRSYVMADIPGIIEGASEGKGLGIEFLRHIERTKFLLFMVDLANYRDLKEQYYTLKQELRKFSEKLSLRDYAIALTRCDTLSSEEINQKVDAFLGLLDLEPNELSQKYKTREDLHTYCQDVHERERALPFFVMPISSVSKINIDPIKYALSDVITKVRDEKSSR; encoded by the coding sequence ATGTTTATAGACAATGTTGCACTCACACTAAGCTCTGGTAAAGGCGGCCCTGGTTGTGTCTCTTTCCGTAGAGAAAAACATGTTATCCAAGGTGGTCCTGATGGAGGCGATGGTGGACGAGGTGGCAATGTCTATTTTGAAGTAGATAAAAATACGCATACACTTTCACATTTTCGAAACAACCAACACCTCAAAGCTAAAAATGGCGAACCAGGAATGGGAAAAAAAATGTACGGTAAAATGGGTGAACATTTAATTGTTACAGTCCCTCCTGGAACACAAGTATTGGATGCAGAAACAGGCGAAGTGCTTTTAGATCTTTTAGACGATACGGATAAAAAGCTTTTTTTAGAAGGCGGAATGGGAGGATTGGGCAATACACACTTCAAAAGTTCTACTAACCAACGTCCTGAATTTGCACAACCTGGACGTCCTGGGCTCACTAAAGAGATCAAATTGGAACTTAAATTGATCGCAGATGTTGGGTTGGTTGGTTTTCCTAATGTGGGAAAATCAACACTGATTTCAGTTGTTTCAAATGCTCAACCTGAAATTGCAAATTATGAGTTTACAACTATCACACCAAAACTAGGTGTTGTAGTCACAGATGATTATCGCTCATATGTTATGGCTGACATTCCTGGAATTATTGAAGGCGCAAGTGAAGGCAAAGGACTTGGCATTGAGTTCTTACGCCACATTGAGCGTACAAAGTTTTTACTTTTCATGGTTGACCTTGCCAATTACCGTGATCTTAAAGAGCAGTATTACACACTTAAACAAGAGCTACGAAAGTTTTCTGAAAAACTTTCACTCCGTGATTATGCCATTGCACTTACCCGTTGTGATACATTAAGCTCTGAAGAGATTAATCAAAAAGTAGATGCTTTCTTAGGACTTCTTGACCTTGAACCTAATGAACTATCTCAGAAGTATAAAACACGTGAAGATTTACATACGTATTGCCAAGATGTGCATGAAAGAGAGAGAGCTTTACCATTCTTTGTAATGCCAATCTCTTCGGTCTCTAAAATTAATATAGATCCTATCAAATATGCCCTATCTGATGTTATTACAAAGGTTCGTGATGAGAAGAGTAGTCGTTAA
- a CDS encoding GNAT family N-acetyltransferase: MFTVEVAKLSDIERLIDLLTLLFSQEAEFVPARDIQRIGLQAILEDQNIGTIFVLKNKEKIIGMVSLLWTISTALGGRVAFLEDMVVDIDWRGRGGGHMLVEYAIAYSKNLTCKRITLLTDIDNLAAHRFYQQFGFQTSVMQPMRLILSDQ; the protein is encoded by the coding sequence ATGTTTACAGTTGAAGTGGCAAAGCTTTCCGATATAGAACGTTTAATTGATTTGCTAACACTACTTTTTTCACAAGAAGCGGAGTTTGTTCCTGCACGAGATATCCAAAGAATAGGACTTCAAGCAATCTTAGAAGATCAAAATATTGGTACGATTTTTGTTCTTAAGAATAAGGAAAAAATCATCGGTATGGTCAGTCTTTTATGGACAATCAGTACGGCATTGGGCGGACGTGTTGCTTTTTTGGAAGATATGGTAGTTGATATTGACTGGCGAGGAAGAGGCGGTGGACACATGCTGGTTGAATATGCCATAGCATATTCAAAAAATCTTACATGTAAACGTATTACGCTGTTAACGGACATTGACAATTTAGCCGCACATCGTTTTTATCAGCAGTTTGGATTTCAAACCTCTGTGATGCAACCTATGCGGTTGATACTGTCTGATCAATGA